One Leishmania infantum JPCM5 genome chromosome 26 genomic window carries:
- a CDS encoding putative sec1 family transport protein, protein MGGAGGPSARPPGGVFAGTPGAVAARLTPSQYWLRQRQEAVLAEMIRMAVPLDAQGNMVAERYSTAAAASAEPVITTWRLLIFDDWGRDIIAPLLKVGQLRELGVTLYLHIATERDPVPGAPAIYFCAPTEENITRIAKDCAQNLYEWVYLNFTTQIPRPQLELLAQQLSASPLESIRHIHVYDRTLSYVALEDDLFSLMLNNSFPLLNKTNAKDEEIETHLNQVVLGISHVCLSLQVLPILVHSRSGAAAEVARRLSVRLNDALNDRQLTPAPSSVLGRPLLLLVDRSSDLATALHHPFTYRGLLVEIGGMKLNKCTITTPDGKDEILEVDPDKDEVYRENANLEFGTVGGNIEAALRRYKEEYAALAQEAPGGAGGMMGDGGDGNDMSKLLANAPALAERKRCLDAHTKLAFSILSKIRLRHLDHYHGVELAVLQQEGLDEQEFHNLLTNSLGTTEDRQRLYLIAYLMCAKEEEARYVQSHEGAVSEGAAGFPALAYLKHLRNWSLATQSPSAAQPNPSQGFGWGFAQQIAKNIASSLGSKTETMLPLTKLVDALMQDGPGGAPGSASSGGASGVGGSYNSPTSALPGGSSGASGSLRGKLLETVEAYDPRTKKPVDLREAVFSQAIVFALGGGSVAEYDNLKAWEASKPRKSVMYGCTSVISGEDMLRQLTILGASQNP, encoded by the coding sequence AtgggcggtgccggcggcccGTCGGCTCGCCCACccggcggcgtcttcgccgGCACACCCGGCGCGGTTGCAGCGCGGCTGACACCGAGCCAGTACTGGCTTCGTCAGCGCCAGGAGGCTGTGTTGGCGGAAATGATCAGGATGGCCGTGCCGCTGGACGCGCAGGGCAATATGGTGGCGGAGCGGTACTcgaccgctgccgccgcctctgctgagCCGGTCATCACAACGTGGCGTCTTCTCATCTTCGACGACTGGGGCCGCGACATCATTGCGCCGCTCCTAAAGGTCGGCCAACTGCGCGAACTTGGCGTCACCCTGTACCTGCACATCGCCACGGAGCGTGATCCGGTGCCGGGGGCCCCGGCCATCTACTTTTGCGCGCCGACAGAGGAGAACATCACCCGCATCGCGAAGGACTGCGCGCAGAACCTGTATGAGTGGGTCTACCTCAACTTCACAACGCAGATCCCGCGACCGCAGCTGGAgttgctggcgcagcagctcagcgcCTCGCCACTAGAGTCGATTCGGCACATCCACGTGTACGACCGCACGTTGAGCTACGTGGCCTTGGAGGACGACCTCTTCTCCCTCATGCTGAACAACTCCTTCCCGCTGCTTAACAAGACAAACGCCAAGGACGAAGAAATAGAGACACACCTCAATCAGGTCGTTCTGGGCATCTCACACGTGTGTCTGTCACTGCAGGTGCTGCCCATCCTGGTGCACTCCCgctccggcgctgcggcggaggtcGCTCGACGGCTCTCTGTGCGGCTGAACGACGCGCTGAACGACCGGCAGCTGACACCGGCGCCCTCCTCGGTGCTGGggcggccgctgcttcttctcGTCGATCGCTCCAGCGACCTCGCaacggcgctgcaccacccCTTCACGTACCGCGGCCTTCTCGTCGAGATCGGCGGCATGAAGCTGAACAAGTGCACCATCACCACTCCAGACGGGAAGGACGAGATACTCGAGGTGGATCCTGACAAGGACGAGGTCTACCGCGAGAACGCCAACCTCGAGTTCGGCACTGTCGGCGGCAACATCGAagccgcgctgcgccgctacAAGGAGGAGTACGCCGCGCTGGCACAAGAGGCAcccggcggtgccggtggcatgatgggcgacggcggcgacggcaacgacatgtcgaagctgctggcgaacgcgccagcgctggcggagcgGAAGCGCTGCCTCGATGCCCACACAAAGCTTGCCTTCAGTATCCTCAGCAAGATTCGCTTGAGGCACCTGGACCACTACCACGGTGTGGAGCTGGCCGTACTGCAACAGGAGGGGCTCGACGAGCAGGAGTTTCACAACCTGCTGACCAACAGCCTCGGCACCACAGAGGACAGACAGCGGCTGTACCTCATCGCATACCTGATGTGCGCcaaagaagaggaggcacgCTACGTGCAGAGCCACGAGGGCGCCGTCAGCGAAGGGGCCGCCGGCTTCCCGGCTCTTGCATATTTGAAGCACCTGCGGAACTGGTCCCTGGCGACGCAGAGCcccagcgcggcgcagccgaaCCCCAGTCAGGGCTTTGGCTGGGGTTTTGCGCAGCAGATCGCCAAGAACATTGCGAGCTCGCTGGGGAGCAAGACAGAGAcgatgctgccgctcacGAAGCTGGTGGACGCACTCATGCAGGACGGACCTGGCGGCGCGCCAGGTTCGGcgagcagcggtggtgcaAGCGGTGTGGGCGGCTCGTACAACAGCCCGACGAGCGCACTTCctggtggcagcagcggcgcatccGGTAGCCTGCGCGGCAAGCTGCTTGAAACCGTCGAAGCGTACGACCCTCGCACGAAGAAGCCGGTGGACCTGCGCGAAGCGGTCTTCTCGCAAGCGATCGTGTTTGCCCtcggtggtggcagcgtgGCGGAGTACGACAACTTGAAGGCATGGGAGGCGAGCAAGCCGCGCAAGTCGGTGATGTATGGCTGTACATCGGTGATCTCTGGCGAGGACATGCTCCGGCAGTTAACCATCTTGGGTGCATCGCAGAACCCGTAA
- a CDS encoding putative 60S ribosomal protein L35, whose amino-acid sequence MSHHMKIKDLREKSKDDLLKTLTEYKKELSQLRVVQQTGGAETRLGRIRPIRKSIARILTVLNQNERSNLKMFYADRKLRCKTPKVLRAKLTHRRRLALKENEKNRKTSRQMRQAHKFPKRVYAVKI is encoded by the coding sequence ATGTCCCACCACATGAAGATTAAGGATCTGCGCGAGAAGAGCAAGGATGATCTTCTCAAGACGCTGACGGAGTACAAGAAGGAgctgtcgcagctgcgcgtggtgcagcagacgGGCGGCGCCGAGACCCGCCTGGGCCGCATCCGCCCGATCCGCAAGAGCATTGCTCGCATTCTGACCGTGCTGAACCAGAACGAGCGCAGCAACCTGAAGATGTTCTACGCGGACCGAAAGCTGCGCTGCAAGACGccgaaggtgctgcgcgcgaagctgacgcaccgccgccgcctagcgctgaaggagaacgagaagaACCGGAAGACGTCGCGCCAGATGCGCCAGGCACACAAGTTCCCCAAGCGCGTGTACGCCGTCAAGATCTAA
- a CDS encoding putative 60S ribosomal protein L35, whose product MSHHMKIKDLREKSKDDLLKTLTEYKKELSQLRVVQQTGGAETRLGRIRPIRKSIARILTVLNQNERSNLKMFYADRKLRCKTPKVLRAKLTHRRRLALKENEKNRKTSRQMRQAHKFPKRVYAVKI is encoded by the coding sequence ATGTCCCACCACATGAAGATTAAGGATCTGCGCGAGAAGAGCAAGGATGATCTTCTCAAGACGCTGACGGAGTACAAGAAGGAgctgtcgcagctgcgcgtggtgcagcagacgGGCGGCGCCGAGACCCGCCTGGGCCGCATCCGCCCGATCCGCAAGAGCATTGCTCGCATTCTGACCGTGCTGAACCAGAACGAGCGCAGCAACCTGAAGATGTTCTACGCGGACCGAAAGCTGCGCTGCAAGACGccgaaggtgctgcgcgcgaagctgacgcaccgccgccgcctagcgctgaaggagaacgagaagaACCGGAAGACGTCGCGCCAGATGCGCCAGGCACACAAGTTTCCCAAGCGCGTGTACGCCGTCAAGATCTAG
- a CDS encoding putative nitrilase, translating to MASVLPVTLCQMAVTREKAANIKKAVTMITEAAKRGSKLAVLPECFNCPYGTKYFDEYSEALAPGNETFDAISQCAKENSIWIVAGSIPEKSADGKLFNSSMTFGSDGALKHVHRKVHLFRINTDTVRFDEGEVLSAGNDATAISLDEHTKFGVAICFDIRYPFLAWKYTEQGTSFIVYPGAFNMVTGPMHWQLAARARAVDNQQYVFLCSPARDTSAEYVAWGHSMVVDPFGNVLSELDEKEGFVDWKVDLSVIQDMRNRVPILKGVRDDLYTLHWKK from the coding sequence ATGGCGTCTGTTCTGCCCGTGACTCTTTGCCAAATGGCTGTCACGCGTGAAAAGGCAGCCAATATCAAAAAGGCTGTCACGATGATCACTGAAGCTGCGAAGCGGGGCAGCAAGTTGGCTGTCTTACCCGAGTGCTTCAACTGCCCGTATGGCACCAAGTATTTCGACGAGTACTCTGAGGCCCTTGCGCCAGGCAATGAAACATTTGATGCGATATCCCAGTGCGCCAAGGAAAACAGCATCTGGATCGTTGCAGGTAGCATTCCCGAAAAGTCAGCTGATGGAAAACTATTCAATTCGAGCATGACGTTTGGATCGGATGGTGCGCTGAAACACGTGCACCGCAAGGTGCATCTGTTCCGCATCAACACGGATACCGTCCGCTTCGACGAGGGCGAAGTGCTCAGTGCTGGAAATGATGCCACTGCCATTTCGCTGGACGAGCACACAAAGTTTGGTGTTGCTATTTGCTTCGATATCCGATACCCCTTCCTGGCGTGGAAATACACTGAACAAGGAACCTCCTTTATTGTGTACCCCGGTGCCTTTAACATGGTGACCGGCCCGATGCACTGGCAGctggcagcgcgcgctcgcgctgtGGACAATCAGCAGTATGTTTTCTTGTGTTCCCCTGCCCGCGATACCTCCGCGGAGTACGTGGCATGGGGGCACTCCATGGTGGTAGATCCCTTTGGGAATGTTCTCTCGGAGCTGGATGAGAAGGAGGGGTTTGTTGATTGGAAGGTAGACCTCAGTGTCATTCAAGATATGCGCAACCGAGTTCCCATCCTGAAAGGCGTGCGTGATGACCTCTATACCCTGCATTGGAAGAAGTAG